A stretch of Paenibacillus peoriae DNA encodes these proteins:
- a CDS encoding cupin domain-containing protein, whose translation MKNEHLSHSTLFPLGQKVEKNFIGDAYLQMVFTDPAPLNTAIGNVTFAPGARNNWHSHHTGQVLLVTGGEGWYQEEGRPAQLLKTGDVVNIPAFIKHWHGATKDSWFVHLALTPGQTDWLEPVLDEVYIKL comes from the coding sequence ATGAAGAACGAGCACTTAAGCCATAGCACACTCTTCCCATTGGGTCAAAAAGTCGAAAAAAACTTTATCGGAGACGCGTACTTACAAATGGTGTTTACCGATCCAGCACCACTCAATACAGCAATCGGGAATGTAACCTTTGCTCCCGGTGCCCGCAACAACTGGCACTCTCATCACACTGGGCAAGTGTTGTTAGTTACTGGCGGTGAGGGGTGGTATCAAGAAGAAGGAAGGCCAGCTCAATTACTCAAAACAGGCGATGTGGTAAACATTCCAGCGTTCATTAAACATTGGCATGGGGCTACAAAGGACAGCTGGTTTGTTCACTTAGCTCTTACACCAGGACAAACAGATTGGTTAGAACCCGTACTGGATGAAGTATATATTAAGCTATAA
- a CDS encoding DUF3737 family protein encodes MQTIDQQMLTGERALFKRKNLIVTNSIFADGESPLKESNDITIDNSIFKWKYPLWYCNNICVNRSTFLEMARSGIWYTHQIVINDSVIEAPKTFRRSSGIRLTYVDLPNAQETLWNCEDIHLHHVTAKGDYFGMNSANITIDDFTLAGNYAFDGAKDMEIRNAKIISKDAFWNCENVTVYDSLIIGEYLGWNSKNITFINCTIESNQGMCYMDRLVIENGTILNTDLAFEYSTIEVETKTSIDSVKNPISGKIKAKGIGEIIINDEEINAAYTRYELDKAGDRFVL; translated from the coding sequence ATGCAAACGATCGATCAACAAATGCTTACCGGAGAACGAGCACTTTTCAAGAGAAAGAACCTCATTGTCACTAATTCCATTTTTGCAGATGGCGAGTCCCCCCTGAAGGAAAGCAACGATATTACTATCGATAATAGCATTTTTAAATGGAAGTATCCCTTGTGGTATTGCAATAATATTTGTGTTAATCGTAGCACTTTCCTTGAAATGGCCCGATCGGGAATATGGTATACACATCAAATTGTCATTAATGACAGCGTAATAGAGGCGCCAAAGACATTTCGGCGTTCGAGCGGAATCCGACTGACGTATGTCGATCTCCCCAACGCGCAAGAAACCTTATGGAATTGCGAAGATATTCACTTGCATCATGTGACCGCAAAAGGTGATTACTTTGGAATGAATAGTGCAAATATCACTATCGACGATTTCACATTAGCGGGGAACTACGCATTCGACGGAGCTAAGGATATGGAAATTCGCAATGCGAAGATTATTTCAAAAGACGCCTTCTGGAATTGCGAGAATGTCACCGTCTATGATTCATTGATCATCGGAGAATATTTAGGATGGAATTCGAAAAACATCACTTTTATCAACTGCACTATCGAAAGCAATCAGGGAATGTGCTACATGGACCGTCTCGTAATCGAAAACGGAACGATTCTGAATACCGACTTGGCATTCGAATATTCAACCATTGAGGTGGAAACCAAGACCTCAATTGATAGTGTGAAAAATCCAATCTCAGGGAAAATCAAAGCAAAGGGTATCGGCGAAATCATCATCAATGACGAAGAAATCAACGCTGCCTACACCCGATATGAGCTGGATAAAGCAGGTGATCGATTTGTCCTTTAA
- a CDS encoding MalY/PatB family protein, giving the protein MTKKSTLPTPDMSWIKQVIDLSFNFDKMTKRLATNSYKWDVGPEELPMWVADMDFETSPAIVDALQKRLDHRIYGYTSIPDTYYDAVAHWWEKRHQYQIQKEWIMFCTGAVPAISSIVRKMTKAGDKVLVLAPVYNIFYNSIKNNQREVLVSELVYKDNRYSIEFDDVEKKLADSDTTLMIFCNPHNPIGKVWDKQILEKLGTLCVKHQVLMLSDEIHCDLTHPGHPYIPFASISEEIAQNCITCVAPTKTFNLAGIQTSSIIVPNSKIRKLVHRGINTDEVAEPNFFAIEASISAFTEGEPWLQALLEYLMANKQYLEHYLASELPQLQIIHSEATYLAWIDCRNITPNVSQLCKFIRKETGLYVTEGAIYGGNGHDFIRLNYACPKKRLVDGLQRLKIGIQAYQRVND; this is encoded by the coding sequence ATGACGAAGAAATCAACGCTGCCTACACCCGATATGAGCTGGATAAAGCAGGTGATCGATTTGTCCTTTAATTTTGATAAAATGACGAAGCGTTTGGCCACTAACTCTTATAAATGGGATGTTGGACCAGAAGAGTTGCCGATGTGGGTGGCGGATATGGACTTTGAGACTTCGCCTGCTATAGTCGATGCTCTGCAAAAGAGATTAGACCATCGTATTTATGGATATACCTCGATACCAGATACTTATTATGATGCAGTTGCCCATTGGTGGGAAAAGAGACATCAATATCAGATCCAAAAAGAATGGATTATGTTTTGCACGGGGGCAGTGCCGGCGATATCATCTATCGTACGCAAAATGACCAAAGCCGGTGACAAAGTGCTAGTGCTTGCGCCTGTCTATAACATTTTCTACAACTCCATAAAGAACAATCAACGAGAAGTTCTCGTAAGCGAGTTGGTTTACAAAGACAATCGATATTCGATCGAATTTGACGATGTGGAGAAAAAGCTAGCCGATTCTGACACAACGCTTATGATTTTCTGCAATCCGCATAACCCCATAGGCAAAGTGTGGGACAAACAAATTCTTGAGAAACTCGGCACGCTCTGCGTCAAGCATCAGGTCCTTATGCTTTCCGATGAAATTCACTGCGATTTAACACACCCAGGCCACCCATACATTCCTTTCGCTTCAATATCGGAAGAGATCGCCCAAAATTGCATCACCTGTGTGGCGCCGACGAAAACCTTCAATCTTGCGGGAATTCAAACTTCAAGTATTATCGTGCCGAATTCGAAGATTCGTAAACTTGTACACCGTGGCATTAACACCGATGAAGTGGCCGAACCTAACTTTTTTGCGATTGAAGCATCAATCTCTGCCTTTACGGAAGGCGAACCCTGGCTGCAAGCCTTATTGGAATATCTCATGGCGAACAAGCAATATCTCGAACATTATTTGGCTAGTGAACTGCCGCAGCTCCAAATTATCCATTCGGAAGCGACTTATTTGGCTTGGATCGATTGCCGAAACATAACTCCTAATGTAAGTCAACTGTGTAAATTCATAAGGAAAGAAACGGGGCTGTATGTCACGGAGGGCGCCATTTATGGCGGCAATGGACACGATTTCATTCGATTGAACTACGCCTGCCCTAAAAAACGACTAGTTGATGGATTGCAGCGCTTGAAGATTGGGATTCAGGCATATCAAAGAGTGAATGATTGA
- the bluB gene encoding 5,6-dimethylbenzimidazole synthase: MLNDNERKGIFKAIFERRDIRSFNGKPISKDKLNNILMAGHHAPSVGFMQPWDFIVIDSQEVKERLAYACHKEIQALSIHYEDEKKTRFLSLKLEGIREAPITICITCDPTRGGGHVIGRNSIPETDILSVACCIQNMWLASYAEGIAMGWVSFYKKTDVREILNIPPHIDPIALVSLGYTDFYPTKPILEQVNWERRRNLNNLIHHNSWE, translated from the coding sequence TTGTTAAATGATAATGAAAGAAAAGGAATATTTAAAGCCATTTTTGAAAGGAGAGATATTCGATCATTTAATGGAAAACCCATATCCAAAGATAAGTTAAACAACATATTAATGGCTGGTCATCATGCACCTTCCGTTGGTTTTATGCAACCTTGGGATTTTATTGTAATTGACTCTCAAGAAGTTAAAGAACGATTGGCGTATGCATGTCATAAAGAAATACAGGCCTTGTCCATACACTATGAAGATGAAAAAAAGACAAGATTTCTCTCGTTAAAATTAGAGGGTATAAGGGAAGCACCTATAACGATCTGTATTACATGTGATCCAACTAGAGGTGGGGGACATGTAATTGGGCGAAATTCTATTCCTGAAACAGATATTCTATCCGTCGCCTGTTGTATCCAAAATATGTGGTTGGCGTCTTATGCAGAAGGAATAGCTATGGGATGGGTGAGTTTTTACAAGAAAACAGACGTACGGGAAATACTAAATATTCCACCACATATTGATCCTATTGCTTTGGTTTCATTAGGTTATACGGATTTTTATCCTACAAAACCAATCCTAGAGCAAGTGAATTGGGAGAGACGTCGTAATCTAAATAATCTAATACACCATAATTCTTGGGAATGA
- a CDS encoding amidase, protein MYARTLKANTRYVVSNYCKWIAVGMILTFTGCPLASAAPSPSSSSKTSDPASSLVTFQLQEATIAQMQEAMKSGALSSVELTALYLNRVYAYDSSGIRLNSIPVLNPDVLKEAAQADQLRAQGIKTGPLQGIPYTVKDSYKVKGLTVASGSPAFKNLMSKDDAFTVEKIRKSGGVLIGKTNMPPMAAGGMQRGVYGRAESPYNPNYLAAAWYSGSSNGSGVSTAANFAAFGMGEETVSSGRSPASNNGLIAYTPSRGLISIRGNWPLFPIRDVVVPHTRTVEDMLRLLDVIVVEDKITKGDFWREQKAVRLPSVNSVRPKSYLELRDTQALQGKRIGVPKIYIGKDHETSTPIKFRPSIQALWEKAVKDLTALGTEVVEVDFPLQANSEKDRATAKTPEERGLMPAKWAEKEFGLLNPYAAEEFLKSVDDPNFPSWANIDPATVFPNPPGSVDAKRGRDLGHYDIFIETIKKGVTPYEQIPQFQEGLRGLENVRKIDFENWMKQNNLDFIVFPANSNIGKADSDVNETSYEEAWENGNYFSNTNFILREYGIPSVSVSMGAMKDTGMPVNLTMAGAAYSDNDLLRYAYSYEQATKNRPIAARTPALEDETFSYNPQTSLPPSKRKETGTPELKLNASITDDVLALEGSVTDQSDIAQLKVYVNGIRVVITEDKTNWSATLPTTKYKQDGASQGDTLHILVLAKDIYGNTSAQVKSVTLPQ, encoded by the coding sequence ATGTACGCACGAACGCTAAAAGCGAATACAAGGTATGTAGTCAGCAACTATTGCAAATGGATTGCAGTTGGTATGATTTTAACTTTCACGGGATGCCCGCTTGCATCCGCCGCTCCTTCACCCTCATCCTCTAGTAAAACTAGTGACCCCGCCTCCTCTCTAGTCACATTTCAATTGCAAGAGGCTACGATTGCTCAAATGCAGGAAGCGATGAAGTCAGGAGCACTGTCAAGTGTCGAGCTCACCGCCCTGTACCTTAACCGGGTATATGCCTATGATTCTAGTGGCATTCGACTGAATTCCATCCCTGTTCTGAACCCCGACGTACTAAAAGAAGCTGCTCAGGCTGATCAACTTAGGGCGCAAGGTATTAAAACCGGGCCTCTGCAAGGCATCCCCTACACGGTTAAAGACAGTTACAAGGTTAAGGGACTTACTGTCGCTTCTGGATCTCCAGCTTTCAAAAACCTGATGTCAAAGGACGATGCCTTTACAGTAGAGAAGATACGTAAATCCGGTGGGGTGCTCATTGGTAAAACCAACATGCCGCCAATGGCAGCAGGGGGAATGCAAAGAGGTGTTTATGGCCGTGCTGAAAGTCCGTACAATCCAAATTATTTGGCTGCAGCCTGGTACTCCGGCTCCTCTAACGGATCTGGTGTATCAACAGCCGCCAACTTCGCTGCCTTCGGCATGGGGGAAGAAACGGTATCCTCTGGAAGATCACCAGCATCGAACAATGGTTTAATTGCCTACACGCCATCGCGAGGCCTAATCTCCATTCGGGGGAATTGGCCTCTCTTCCCTATACGGGATGTCGTTGTCCCACATACGAGGACTGTCGAGGACATGCTCCGCTTGCTTGACGTGATCGTTGTAGAAGATAAGATTACCAAGGGTGATTTCTGGCGAGAACAGAAAGCCGTTCGGCTCCCTTCCGTCAACAGTGTCCGTCCCAAATCCTATTTAGAACTACGAGATACTCAAGCTTTGCAAGGCAAACGCATTGGCGTTCCGAAAATCTATATCGGTAAGGACCATGAAACCTCAACTCCGATCAAATTCAGACCTTCGATACAGGCATTATGGGAAAAAGCTGTAAAGGATTTAACTGCTCTTGGAACTGAGGTTGTGGAAGTTGACTTCCCCTTGCAGGCCAACAGCGAGAAGGACCGGGCAACAGCGAAAACACCTGAAGAACGTGGTTTAATGCCGGCAAAGTGGGCTGAAAAGGAATTCGGGCTGCTTAATCCCTATGCAGCTGAGGAATTCCTTAAAAGTGTGGACGATCCGAATTTCCCGTCATGGGCTAATATAGACCCTGCAACCGTCTTCCCGAATCCACCCGGTTCGGTAGATGCCAAACGTGGCAGAGACCTTGGCCACTATGACATATTTATTGAAACCATAAAGAAAGGCGTCACCCCTTACGAACAAATTCCTCAGTTTCAAGAAGGACTACGGGGGCTTGAAAATGTACGAAAGATTGATTTTGAAAATTGGATGAAGCAAAACAACCTTGATTTTATTGTATTCCCGGCAAATTCGAATATCGGTAAAGCTGACTCCGATGTGAATGAAACATCCTATGAGGAGGCTTGGGAGAATGGCAACTATTTCTCCAATACGAATTTTATTCTACGCGAGTACGGGATCCCAAGTGTGTCTGTGAGTATGGGCGCTATGAAGGATACCGGAATGCCCGTTAATCTGACAATGGCAGGTGCCGCATACAGCGATAACGACCTGCTTCGTTACGCTTATTCCTATGAGCAGGCTACCAAAAACCGTCCTATTGCAGCACGCACGCCAGCTCTTGAGGATGAAACGTTTTCCTATAACCCGCAAACTTCTCTCCCACCCTCTAAACGCAAGGAAACAGGAACCCCTGAACTTAAGTTGAATGCTTCAATCACGGATGATGTTCTCGCTTTGGAAGGTTCAGTCACAGATCAAAGCGATATCGCACAGCTTAAAGTTTATGTCAATGGCATTCGTGTCGTTATTACAGAAGATAAAACCAATTGGTCAGCAACGCTTCCAACTACTAAATATAAACAGGATGGTGCCTCCCAGGGCGATACGCTGCATATTCTCGTGCTGGCTAAAGATATTTACGGAAATACCTCTGCTCAAGTCAAGTCTGTCACTTTACCCCAATAA
- the ppsA gene encoding phosphoenolpyruvate synthase, whose protein sequence is MNSLVLDFQEMDNTQLLLVGGKGLHLGALTKMEGIQVPEGFCVTTVGYQKAIEQNEMIHALLDRLTTLKVEDREQIYEISKKIRQAIMEVAIPSDVVKAVAHYLSQFGDEYAYAVRSSATAEDLPHASFAGQQDTYLNIIGKESILEHIRKCWASLFTERAVIYRMQNGFDHSQVYLSVIVQRMVFPQASGILFTADPITCNRKLLSIDASFGLGEALVSGLVSADCYQVQEGEIVDKRIATKKLAIYGRREGGTETQQIDLDQQRTQTLTEQQILQLARIGRQIEEHFGCPQDIEWCLADDTFYIVQSRPITTLYPIPEANDQENHVYVSVGHQQMMTDPIKPLGISVWILTGATPMFRTGGGRLFVDITMGLASPTGRQNLLDVLGHSDPLIKDALITIIERGDFIKSDPYDTSEPGPVKSHKGMSSADILEEAGNDPEIVAVLIKSSETSLSALKHNIQTKSGLDVFDCILEDMQQRRQRASELKNLNVIMAAMHASAWINEKMNEWLGEKNVADTLSLSVPNNVTSEMGMELLDVADVIRPYPEIIEYLQQVKDDNFLDELVQFEGGQQVRDAIAVYLDKYGMRCAGEIDITRTRWSEKPSTLVPMILSNIKNLDPGASKRKFEQGRQEALNKEQDLLARLKQLPGGEQKAEETKQMIDLIRNFIGYREYPKYDIVSRYFIYKQALLKEAERLVQANVLHEKEDIYYLAFEELQETIRTNKLDYQVIDKRKDEYRLYEKLTPPRVITSDGEIITGQYKRENIPAEAIVGLAVSSGIVEGRARVILNIEGADLEDGDILVTAFTDPSWTPLFLSIKGLVTEVGGLMTHGAVIAREYGLPAVVGVENATKLIKDGQRIRVHGTEGYIEIL, encoded by the coding sequence ATGAATTCACTGGTTCTCGATTTTCAAGAAATGGATAACACTCAGCTTTTGCTTGTTGGTGGAAAAGGGCTACACTTAGGGGCATTAACCAAAATGGAAGGAATACAAGTGCCAGAAGGGTTTTGTGTTACAACAGTGGGATATCAAAAAGCCATCGAACAAAACGAAATGATTCATGCTTTGTTGGATCGGCTAACTACGCTTAAAGTAGAAGATCGAGAACAAATTTATGAAATCAGCAAGAAGATTCGACAGGCCATTATGGAAGTAGCCATTCCTTCCGATGTTGTGAAAGCAGTTGCTCACTATCTCTCCCAGTTTGGCGATGAATATGCTTATGCCGTGCGTTCTAGTGCGACCGCTGAGGATTTGCCACATGCTTCTTTTGCTGGTCAACAAGACACTTATTTAAATATTATCGGCAAAGAATCCATCTTGGAGCATATCCGCAAATGTTGGGCTTCTTTATTTACGGAACGCGCGGTAATTTACCGAATGCAGAATGGATTTGATCACAGCCAAGTTTATTTATCTGTTATCGTTCAAAGAATGGTGTTCCCACAGGCTTCAGGGATTTTATTTACCGCTGATCCCATCACTTGCAACCGAAAGCTGCTCTCTATCGATGCCAGTTTCGGACTTGGAGAAGCACTGGTCTCTGGCTTAGTCTCTGCCGATTGTTATCAAGTACAGGAAGGGGAAATCGTCGATAAGAGGATAGCAACCAAAAAATTGGCTATCTATGGGCGAAGAGAAGGCGGAACAGAGACTCAGCAAATTGATCTCGATCAGCAAAGGACTCAAACCCTTACGGAACAACAAATTTTACAACTGGCACGAATTGGAAGGCAGATCGAAGAACACTTCGGCTGCCCCCAAGACATCGAATGGTGTTTGGCTGATGATACATTTTATATTGTCCAGAGCCGGCCGATCACCACTTTATATCCCATTCCTGAAGCAAATGACCAGGAGAATCACGTGTATGTATCTGTCGGCCATCAGCAAATGATGACTGATCCTATTAAACCACTGGGGATATCTGTTTGGATATTAACAGGTGCCACGCCCATGTTTAGAACTGGTGGCGGAAGGCTGTTTGTGGATATCACGATGGGCCTGGCTTCACCGACTGGCAGGCAAAATTTATTGGATGTTCTAGGGCACTCCGATCCGCTCATAAAAGACGCGCTTATTACCATCATAGAGCGGGGAGATTTTATAAAATCGGACCCATATGACACAAGCGAACCGGGGCCCGTTAAAAGCCATAAGGGTATGTCGTCTGCGGATATTCTGGAAGAAGCAGGAAACGACCCGGAAATTGTTGCTGTTTTGATTAAGAGTAGTGAGACATCGTTATCAGCATTAAAACATAATATCCAAACGAAATCAGGATTGGATGTATTTGATTGTATCCTGGAAGATATGCAGCAACGGAGGCAGCGAGCGTCAGAACTGAAAAATTTGAATGTGATTATGGCCGCCATGCATGCTTCAGCATGGATCAATGAAAAAATGAATGAATGGTTAGGTGAAAAAAACGTAGCAGACACACTTTCCCTATCTGTACCTAACAACGTCACTTCGGAAATGGGTATGGAGCTACTGGATGTTGCAGATGTGATTCGTCCCTATCCGGAAATAATTGAGTATTTACAACAGGTAAAGGATGATAACTTTTTGGATGAACTGGTTCAATTCGAAGGTGGGCAGCAGGTGCGTGATGCTATTGCTGTTTATCTCGACAAATATGGAATGCGATGTGCCGGGGAGATCGATATTACAAGAACACGCTGGAGTGAAAAACCAAGTACACTGGTACCTATGATCCTCAGTAACATCAAAAACCTTGATCCTGGCGCCAGTAAACGAAAGTTTGAGCAAGGGCGACAGGAAGCTTTGAACAAAGAACAGGACTTATTAGCCCGATTGAAACAATTACCGGGTGGTGAACAAAAAGCCGAAGAGACAAAACAAATGATCGACCTGATCCGGAACTTCATCGGTTATCGTGAATATCCGAAATACGACATTGTTAGTCGCTATTTTATTTATAAACAGGCTTTACTAAAGGAAGCGGAACGACTCGTACAAGCCAACGTTCTTCATGAAAAAGAAGATATTTACTATCTCGCTTTTGAAGAATTGCAGGAAACCATACGCACAAATAAACTGGATTACCAGGTCATCGACAAACGAAAAGATGAGTACAGATTATATGAAAAACTAACTCCGCCACGTGTTATCACGTCTGATGGCGAAATCATTACGGGTCAGTACAAACGAGAAAATATCCCTGCCGAAGCTATTGTAGGCCTCGCTGTTTCTTCGGGTATTGTAGAGGGGCGGGCACGTGTGATCCTGAATATAGAAGGGGCTGATCTGGAAGATGGCGATATACTAGTCACCGCCTTTACCGATCCTAGCTGGACTCCATTGTTTTTATCCATAAAAGGCTTGGTTACGGAGGTGGGTGGACTGATGACCCATGGAGCCGTTATCGCACGTGAATATGGCTTGCCAGCCGTTGTCGGAGTGGAGAATGCGACCAAACTGATAAAAGATGGGCAACGAATTCGCGTGCATGGAACCGAAGGGTATATCGAAATATTGTAA
- a CDS encoding GntR family transcriptional regulator: MLTKEEIKQLLKNDILSLTLKPGTLLSETTLSERFQLSRTPLRDVLKWLALESYIDIYPKKGNIVSYIDLESVEQIIYLRSALEKEIMKELSSQITLSDVQELSDILDRQRAVIEEDHATDQFLSLDDQFHQTMFQLVGREFLWQLIQQSNVHYIRYRKLHMLETGKLMGIWHEHQAMLEYMLNKETTKMDDLVHHHLREDIHSLDFLRKFADYIKK; this comes from the coding sequence ATGTTGACGAAAGAAGAAATCAAGCAGCTTTTGAAAAATGATATTTTGTCACTGACTTTAAAGCCGGGTACTCTACTGAGTGAGACGACTTTGTCAGAACGCTTCCAGCTGTCCAGAACTCCGCTACGCGATGTATTAAAGTGGCTTGCGCTCGAGTCCTACATTGATATTTATCCCAAGAAGGGGAACATTGTGTCCTATATTGATCTGGAGTCCGTTGAGCAAATTATTTACTTAAGAAGCGCATTGGAAAAGGAGATTATGAAGGAGCTTTCTTCGCAAATTACATTAAGCGATGTGCAGGAGCTGAGCGATATTCTGGACAGACAGAGAGCTGTGATCGAAGAAGATCATGCGACGGATCAATTTCTCAGTTTGGATGATCAGTTCCACCAAACCATGTTCCAATTGGTGGGGCGGGAGTTTCTTTGGCAGCTCATTCAGCAGTCAAATGTTCACTATATCAGATATCGCAAGCTGCATATGCTGGAAACAGGGAAGCTGATGGGCATCTGGCATGAGCACCAAGCTATGCTTGAATACATGCTGAATAAGGAAACAACCAAAATGGATGATCTGGTTCATCATCATCTTAGAGAGGATATCCATTCGCTCGATTTTCTTCGGAAGTTCGCTGATTATATCAAGAAATAA
- the uxuA gene encoding mannonate dehydratase, producing the protein MNMTWRWYGEGNDNITLDHIRQIPGVMGIVWSLHDKVAGEVWEMERIQEVADQITSKGFSSAVVESVNVHDDIKIGLPSRDQYIDIYIDTIRKLAKVGVKVICYNFMPVFDWTRTELYKELPDGSNALFYEKAAITDDPRQMVDRILKGAGKFTMPGWEPERLARLDELFAAYADVTEDKLFDNLKYFLERIIPVCEESDIKMAIHPDDPAWPIFGLPRIVRSRETIRRILDAVSSPYNGLTFCTGSLGSNPENDLPAMIREFHDRIHFAHIRNVKVFENGDFIEVSHRGKDGSVDVPEIVRAYHENGYQGYVRPDHGRHLWGEEKNCRPGYGLYDRALGVMYLLGVWDSLAQGKGVK; encoded by the coding sequence ATGAATATGACCTGGAGATGGTATGGAGAAGGCAACGACAATATTACGCTGGACCATATCCGGCAAATTCCTGGAGTTATGGGCATTGTCTGGTCTTTACATGATAAGGTAGCTGGTGAAGTATGGGAAATGGAGCGAATTCAGGAGGTAGCTGATCAGATTACGAGCAAGGGCTTTAGTTCGGCGGTCGTAGAAAGTGTAAATGTCCACGATGATATCAAAATCGGCCTACCATCCCGCGATCAATATATTGACATTTATATCGACACCATTCGAAAATTAGCCAAAGTGGGAGTTAAGGTGATTTGCTATAACTTTATGCCTGTCTTTGACTGGACCAGAACAGAGCTGTACAAGGAACTGCCTGACGGGTCCAATGCCCTCTTTTATGAAAAGGCTGCCATTACTGATGATCCCCGCCAAATGGTGGATCGGATTCTCAAGGGAGCTGGGAAGTTCACCATGCCTGGCTGGGAACCGGAACGGTTGGCGAGACTGGATGAACTTTTTGCTGCTTATGCGGATGTCACAGAAGACAAGTTGTTTGACAACCTAAAGTATTTTCTTGAGCGCATCATCCCGGTCTGCGAGGAGTCTGACATCAAGATGGCCATTCATCCTGATGATCCAGCATGGCCCATCTTCGGATTGCCGAGAATTGTCCGGAGTCGTGAGACCATCCGGCGCATCCTAGACGCAGTGAGCAGTCCATATAATGGTCTAACCTTCTGCACAGGCTCACTGGGAAGCAATCCTGAGAATGATTTACCAGCCATGATTCGGGAGTTTCATGATCGTATTCATTTTGCGCATATTCGTAATGTCAAGGTGTTTGAGAATGGAGACTTTATTGAAGTGTCGCATCGCGGGAAGGACGGAAGCGTCGATGTACCGGAAATAGTTAGAGCTTATCACGAGAACGGCTATCAGGGATATGTACGTCCAGATCACGGCAGACATCTATGGGGGGAAGAAAAGAATTGTCGGCCAGGCTATGGTTTGTATGACCGTGCACTGGGAGTTATGTACTTGCTTGGTGTTTGGGATAGTCTCGCTCAAGGCAAAGGAGTGAAATAA